The Anaerolineae bacterium DNA window GCAAGGGGCGCTCCCTGAACGTGCACGTGGCCCTGGCGGTGGTCTGCTACCATATTCTGGTCAGCTCCCTGCCGGCATAACTCAGCGCCGGAGCAGGGGCATCCACACCCGATTCCCCCAGACGCCCCATTCATACGCGCCGATGTCGGCCGCCAACCCCTGTGGACGGGGAACGCCGTCGAAATCCACCGCCGGCGCCCAGGCGGTACTGCCGGCGTCAATGGCCGGCGAGTCGGGGCGCAGATGATAATCCCTCGCCGCTGGATCGCGAAATGCCGGGTCAATGGAGGCGCTGTGCCGGCCGTTCCCCGTCTCGATGTACCACAGGCCGGTGTTCAGGTCCAGCCGGCTGTAGTCCACCCGACTGGTGAACGCCGCCTGAATCTCCGAATCCTCCCGGCTGTAGTACAGGTTGTGGTCCTCCCACAGCAGTACGTGCTCGCCAAAGTATACCCCGCTCCCGTTGAAGGCGAAGATGTTGTTGAAGAGGCGCAGTTCGGCGGTCGCCGGCGGATCATAGGCCACGTACATGCCGTAGTCCCCGGTCTCCAGCGCATTGTGCGCCACCACGTTGTTGGTCAGGGTATAAGTGCCGCCGGCCTCCAGCACGACGCCGGCCAGCCCGTTATCGCGGGAGATGCTGTTTTCCAGGGCGGCACCGATGTTCCACAGCTTGATACCGTTGCGGACGTTCCCCCAGGAAAGCACGCGTGACAGGCGCGTCCCTGCCGTCTTGAAATCGAAGCCATCGCCGGCGTTCCGATAGGCCTGACAATGCTCCACGAGAATGTCCTCGCCGGACTCGAAGGCGAAGCCGTCTGCCGCCGTGTTATTCCCTGTGCCGTTGCGGGCGGAGATGGTGTCGCGGATGGTCAGCCGCCGGCAGGGCCCCGGGGAGCAGTCCATGCCCAACAGCGCGTTGTCGTGCAGGTACAGCCCTTCTACCAGCACGTCCTCTACCGTGCTCCCGGGTATCGCAAATTCGGTCAGGCGCAGGGCGGTGTCACAGCCGTAGATCTCCAGGTTGACCAGCTCGATATGGTGGTTATTGCCCCACAGCACCAGCCCGTAGCCCGGGAAGTTGCGGATGGTCAGCCCTTCCAGGCGGATGTAGCTGTGCCCGCCGGCGATAGCGAAGCCGGTGCCCCATTCCAGCCGATATCCGTCCAGGATGGGGCGCTCACCGGGATAGGCGCGAAAGGTGATCGGGGCGCCGGGAGCCCCCGAGCGGCGGGTTTCCACCCATTCCTCGTAG harbors:
- a CDS encoding right-handed parallel beta-helix repeat-containing protein — protein: MLILLVLPQGQALAEGATYYVAPWGNNASPGTFAQPWASIDYAAMMAQAGDTIIIRGGIYEEWVETRRSGAPGAPITFRAYPGERPILDGYRLEWGTGFAIAGGHSYIRLEGLTIRNFPGYGLVLWGNNHHIELVNLEIYGCDTALRLTEFAIPGSTVEDVLVEGLYLHDNALLGMDCSPGPCRRLTIRDTISARNGTGNNTAADGFAFESGEDILVEHCQAYRNAGDGFDFKTAGTRLSRVLSWGNVRNGIKLWNIGAALENSISRDNGLAGVVLEAGGTYTLTNNVVAHNALETGDYGMYVAYDPPATAELRLFNNIFAFNGSGVYFGEHVLLWEDHNLYYSREDSEIQAAFTSRVDYSRLDLNTGLWYIETGNGRHSASIDPAFRDPAARDYHLRPDSPAIDAGSTAWAPAVDFDGVPRPQGLAADIGAYEWGVWGNRVWMPLLRR